In Bradyrhizobium sp. CCBAU 051011, the following are encoded in one genomic region:
- a CDS encoding LysR family transcriptional regulator has product MALGLRQLRYFIAIADAGVLSRAAEALNVAQSALSHHIAALETDLGVKLLERRPRGIALTAAGRRLYEHASAVLSALGKAEEDVRTYNEAAAGPVCIGLSHTAISMVALDVMKAVRTKSPGVHLTVVEALSPALIERVFSGTVDLALAYNPPRDARLDVELLGEEDLYLVGHPSLIGRSSGPVAFSAIPQRSVLGLAPMPASRAIIQTQVLRNQIIPSDTLEVGSLSALRMALEAGLGCAILARASVLADLEAEKYHARRIIDPPLTRALALVSLADRPLTKAFLEVRKTMIEVVHAAISDKRWPTKADGRRDQQAATRAHRPRH; this is encoded by the coding sequence ATGGCGCTCGGATTGCGGCAGCTTCGCTATTTCATCGCCATCGCCGACGCCGGCGTATTGTCGCGCGCCGCGGAGGCGCTCAATGTCGCCCAATCGGCGCTAAGCCACCACATCGCCGCGCTCGAAACCGATCTTGGCGTCAAGCTGCTGGAGCGACGGCCGCGCGGCATCGCACTGACTGCGGCCGGCCGGCGGCTTTACGAGCACGCCAGCGCCGTGCTGTCGGCGCTCGGCAAGGCCGAAGAGGATGTGCGGACCTATAACGAGGCCGCGGCCGGTCCGGTCTGCATCGGCCTCAGCCACACCGCGATCTCCATGGTCGCGCTCGATGTCATGAAGGCGGTGCGAACGAAATCTCCGGGCGTGCACCTGACGGTCGTCGAGGCGCTGTCGCCGGCGCTGATCGAGCGCGTATTCTCAGGGACCGTCGATCTCGCGCTCGCCTATAACCCGCCGAGGGACGCCCGCCTGGACGTCGAGTTGCTCGGGGAAGAAGACCTCTATCTCGTCGGGCATCCGAGTCTGATCGGCCGATCATCCGGTCCGGTCGCCTTCTCCGCCATTCCGCAACGAAGCGTGCTCGGACTGGCGCCGATGCCGGCTTCGCGCGCCATCATCCAGACCCAGGTTCTGCGCAATCAAATCATCCCGAGCGACACGCTCGAAGTCGGTTCCCTGTCTGCGCTGCGCATGGCGCTGGAGGCCGGATTAGGCTGCGCCATCCTCGCCCGCGCCAGCGTGCTTGCCGACCTCGAAGCGGAGAAATATCACGCGCGCCGCATTATCGATCCGCCGCTGACGCGCGCACTCGCGCTGGTTTCGCTGGCGGACCGGCCACTGACAAAAGCTTTCCTCGAGGTGCGCAAGACCATGATCGAGGTCGTCCATGCCGCCATCAGCGACAAGCGATGGCCGACAAAAGCAGACGGACGGCGCGACCAACAGGCGGCGACGCGAGCCCACCGGCCCCGCCATTGA
- a CDS encoding hydroxymethylglutaryl-CoA lyase, translating to MDLPDSVVITEEGPREGFQIEPGPVATADKIALIDALSACGLRRIQAGSFVNPKHVPGWADAEAVMEGFTPREGVEYSALWFNESGLQRALAFRRKLTLAGFISLSASEPFAIRNLNRDRAGQIEAMRNYVRVHREADVPIAKIIIMAAFGCNFAGDVSPAKVVETVADGLAIAREAGVDVRDISLADSMGWATPWRVAAAIGAVRERWGDMRIALHLHDTRGQGIACAYEGLRLGVTAFDAAVAGLGGCPFAGQPGAPGNIATEELALLCEEMGISTGLDIEALIEAGRLAERIVGHRLPSAALRSGTLAAFRRRAA from the coding sequence ATGGATCTGCCCGATAGTGTCGTGATCACCGAGGAGGGGCCCCGCGAAGGCTTTCAGATCGAGCCCGGCCCGGTGGCCACCGCCGACAAGATCGCGCTGATCGACGCGCTCTCCGCCTGCGGGCTTCGCCGGATCCAGGCCGGCTCCTTCGTCAATCCTAAGCACGTTCCGGGCTGGGCCGACGCCGAGGCTGTGATGGAAGGATTCACTCCGCGTGAAGGCGTCGAATACTCCGCGCTGTGGTTCAACGAGAGCGGACTGCAGCGCGCGCTTGCCTTCAGGAGGAAGCTGACCCTTGCCGGCTTCATTTCGCTGAGCGCATCCGAACCGTTCGCAATCAGAAACCTCAACCGCGACCGCGCCGGACAAATTGAGGCGATGCGCAACTATGTGCGAGTGCACCGGGAAGCCGATGTACCGATTGCCAAAATCATCATTATGGCCGCGTTCGGCTGCAATTTTGCGGGCGACGTCTCGCCGGCGAAGGTCGTCGAGACGGTGGCGGACGGGCTTGCGATTGCGCGCGAAGCCGGCGTGGACGTGCGGGACATTTCGCTTGCGGACTCCATGGGCTGGGCCACGCCCTGGCGTGTAGCTGCCGCCATTGGCGCCGTTCGCGAGCGCTGGGGCGATATGCGGATCGCGCTGCACCTCCACGACACCCGCGGGCAGGGCATCGCCTGCGCTTACGAAGGCCTGCGGCTCGGCGTGACTGCATTCGACGCGGCGGTGGCCGGGCTCGGCGGGTGTCCGTTTGCCGGCCAGCCAGGCGCGCCGGGCAACATCGCCACCGAAGAACTGGCCTTGCTCTGCGAGGAGATGGGCATCTCCACGGGCCTCGACATCGAGGCGCTGATCGAGGCCGGGCGGCTTGCCGAGCGGATCGTCGGACACCGACTGCCGAGCGCCGCGTTGCGATCGGGAACGCTCGCCGCATTCAGGAGACGGGCTGCATGA
- a CDS encoding CaiB/BaiF CoA-transferase family protein — MTTSSRPLAGLKVLDFGHTIMGPCAGVLFADLGADVVKIEPADGDPTRRLPGFAAGFFATYNRNKRSIAIDLKRPEGQAVVHRLVRDADVVLENFGPGTIERLKCSWEDLRQINPRLVYLSMKGFLKGPYENRGALDEVVQMQSGLAYMTGPPGRPLRAGAPVIDILGGVFGVVAALSALRERDVTGIGQKVASSLFESATFMLGAVVVGSAVTGGPMPPMPARKNAWGVYDVFTASDGGQVFIGCTSDGHWQRFCDAFGFDEWRDDPRLTGNANRCEAREWMLPELERRISKLPLNEILQKCEAARVAYSRVGRPDELSIDPHLLANGGLLATAVSAFGGGPLVGIPALPVEFGEARERPGLVRQPPRVGEHADEILQAAGYSEREIADLRSAGVLGAVVSVPA, encoded by the coding sequence ATGACGACGTCCTCCAGGCCGCTTGCGGGGCTGAAAGTGCTCGATTTCGGCCACACCATCATGGGGCCGTGCGCCGGCGTCCTGTTCGCCGATCTCGGCGCCGACGTCGTCAAGATCGAGCCGGCCGACGGCGATCCGACGCGGCGGTTGCCGGGCTTTGCCGCCGGTTTCTTCGCGACCTACAACCGCAACAAGCGCTCGATCGCGATCGACCTGAAGCGGCCGGAGGGGCAGGCGGTTGTGCATCGGCTGGTCAGAGATGCCGATGTCGTGCTGGAGAATTTCGGTCCAGGCACCATCGAACGTCTCAAATGCAGTTGGGAGGATCTGCGTCAGATCAATCCGCGCCTCGTCTATCTCTCGATGAAAGGTTTTCTGAAGGGACCGTACGAGAACCGTGGTGCGCTGGATGAAGTGGTGCAGATGCAGTCCGGGCTCGCCTACATGACCGGCCCTCCCGGCCGGCCGTTGCGCGCCGGCGCGCCTGTGATCGACATTCTCGGCGGCGTGTTCGGCGTCGTGGCCGCGTTGTCGGCGCTACGCGAGCGCGACGTCACCGGCATCGGGCAAAAGGTTGCGAGTTCGCTGTTTGAAAGCGCAACTTTCATGCTCGGCGCGGTCGTCGTCGGCAGCGCGGTGACGGGCGGGCCGATGCCGCCGATGCCGGCACGGAAAAATGCCTGGGGCGTGTATGACGTTTTCACCGCCTCCGACGGCGGTCAGGTCTTCATCGGCTGCACCTCGGATGGTCACTGGCAGCGCTTTTGCGATGCGTTCGGCTTCGACGAATGGCGCGACGATCCGAGGCTTACCGGCAACGCCAACCGCTGCGAGGCGCGGGAGTGGATGCTGCCCGAACTGGAGCGGCGGATCAGCAAACTGCCGCTGAACGAAATCCTCCAAAAGTGCGAGGCGGCCCGCGTCGCCTATTCGCGGGTGGGGCGGCCCGATGAACTGTCGATCGATCCGCATCTGCTCGCCAATGGCGGGCTGCTTGCGACCGCCGTATCGGCATTCGGTGGCGGACCGCTGGTTGGAATTCCGGCCTTGCCTGTTGAATTCGGCGAGGCGCGCGAAAGGCCGGGGCTCGTGCGGCAGCCACCGCGGGTCGGCGAGCACGCCGACGAAATTCTGCAGGCGGCCGGATATTCGGAGCGTGAAATTGCGGACTTGCGCTCGGCCGGTGTGCTGGGGGCGGTCGTGAGCGTGCCGGCATAG
- a CDS encoding tripartite tricarboxylate transporter substrate binding protein, whose translation MISDSLLRAKAPILRVAMALVAMAPIANAQPYPSRSITMLVGYSAGGQADALARIIGKQLGENLKVSVVIENKTGANGMIAAQAAARSEPDGYTVLMVTDAMVTIDPHLATSNHFDLSTAMEPVVNVAWSPLLLAAANNVPANSVAELVALGKQKTQNLSFGSPGSSTPHRLAGEMLQKYGGFTMTHIPYKGTAASVNDLLGGQIPLLFGAPTAVEPLATAGKIKVLGVTSEKRHPLLPNVPAISETFPGFKTISYIGFMLPKKTPAPVIATLNKEVNQILASDTMRAWLDKQGMVAVGGTPDDFKRQIAVDYQARGELVRALGITAE comes from the coding sequence ATGATTTCCGACAGCCTGCTTCGAGCGAAAGCACCCATTCTCCGCGTCGCGATGGCGCTGGTTGCGATGGCGCCAATTGCCAACGCGCAGCCATACCCATCGCGGTCGATTACCATGCTCGTCGGCTATTCCGCGGGCGGGCAGGCCGATGCGCTGGCCAGGATCATCGGCAAGCAGCTCGGCGAGAACCTCAAGGTATCCGTCGTCATTGAGAACAAGACGGGCGCCAACGGCATGATCGCGGCGCAGGCGGCAGCACGGTCCGAGCCCGACGGATACACCGTCCTGATGGTGACGGATGCGATGGTCACCATCGATCCGCACCTCGCCACCAGCAACCATTTCGACCTTTCGACGGCGATGGAGCCGGTCGTCAACGTGGCGTGGTCGCCGCTTCTGCTGGCCGCGGCCAACAATGTGCCGGCGAATTCGGTGGCCGAGCTGGTCGCGCTCGGCAAGCAGAAGACGCAGAATTTGAGTTTCGGCAGTCCGGGCAGCTCGACGCCGCACCGTCTCGCCGGCGAGATGCTACAGAAGTATGGCGGCTTCACCATGACCCATATTCCCTACAAGGGAACGGCGGCCTCGGTGAACGACCTCCTGGGCGGGCAGATCCCGCTGCTGTTCGGCGCGCCCACGGCGGTGGAGCCGCTGGCGACCGCGGGGAAGATCAAGGTGCTCGGCGTCACCTCGGAGAAGCGCCATCCGCTGCTGCCCAACGTGCCCGCGATCAGCGAGACGTTCCCAGGGTTCAAGACCATCAGCTATATCGGCTTCATGCTGCCGAAGAAGACCCCGGCGCCCGTGATCGCGACCCTGAACAAGGAAGTGAACCAGATACTTGCATCAGACACGATGCGCGCCTGGCTGGACAAGCAGGGCATGGTCGCCGTCGGCGGCACGCCTGATGATTTCAAGCGCCAGATCGCGGTCGACTATCAGGCGCGCGGTGAACTGGTCCGCGCTCTCGGTATTACCGCCGAGTGA
- a CDS encoding aconitase family protein, with protein sequence MATASNEQVRFDGRILFLSENADMVERQLHGADISLADALPLRSDVSTDEITPAAICYYYDEKLGDYPYHGLKCGQRLPVSVGSVKAGGFGVTVAGRRYGKGSSREASPYAEWCAGIRLVIAESFERIYRQNCRNLGIYTSTDFGLVERIRRGESIPISEFTHGEDELTAELIRRGGLFKLTRARKDGWSPAAHVTASRPMTYAEKIIARASTGNRDAVCPGQAIFATADWRYAHEYVTPMCVSFLEREMGDQIALHDRASIVCFGDHLPFIHRSMSPERRARGLLEAAQALAKVQQQFCETHGLRLHGYLVDRDGSEGISHSIMAERYVKPGQLVVGTDSHTPHCGALGALAFGIGTTEMANAWVTGEVRVEVPRTCRVRLNGRIPAGVEAKDIVLHLLRLPYVRGGKAIGQVIEYCGEALSSLSTDERATLTNMVAEIGGFSGIVVPDEETCRFVRERRGIELQLEPWMCSDDEAEFAQLIDVECDRLEPMLARPGDPGYGVAISELAETVGIDIAYGGSCTGGKREDLLHYHAVLEWAAKHGMRVASGTRFFLQFGSQDVRDYCLQRGMLDVFERAGVELIEPGCGACVNAGPGVSERADQVTVSAINRNFPGRSGPGQVWLASPSTVAASAIAGRIVSFEQLRAQLSS encoded by the coding sequence GTGGCGACCGCATCGAACGAACAGGTCCGGTTTGACGGCCGCATCCTGTTTCTTTCTGAGAACGCCGACATGGTTGAGCGCCAATTGCATGGAGCGGATATTTCGCTGGCTGACGCGTTGCCGTTGCGCAGCGACGTGTCGACCGACGAAATCACGCCGGCCGCGATCTGCTACTATTACGACGAGAAACTCGGGGATTATCCCTATCACGGCCTGAAATGCGGTCAGCGCCTGCCGGTGTCGGTGGGCAGCGTCAAGGCTGGCGGATTCGGTGTGACGGTGGCTGGACGCCGCTATGGCAAGGGCTCTTCGCGCGAGGCCAGCCCTTATGCCGAGTGGTGCGCCGGCATCCGGCTGGTGATTGCGGAAAGTTTTGAGCGCATCTATCGGCAGAACTGCCGTAATCTCGGCATCTACACCTCGACCGACTTCGGGTTGGTCGAACGCATCCGCCGCGGCGAGAGCATTCCGATCAGCGAGTTTACGCACGGGGAGGACGAACTCACCGCGGAGCTCATTCGCCGGGGAGGGCTGTTCAAGCTGACACGGGCACGAAAAGACGGATGGTCGCCGGCGGCGCACGTTACCGCATCGCGGCCGATGACCTATGCCGAAAAGATCATCGCGCGCGCTTCCACCGGCAATCGCGATGCGGTCTGTCCCGGCCAGGCCATCTTCGCGACGGCCGACTGGCGCTATGCCCATGAATACGTGACGCCGATGTGCGTCAGCTTTCTCGAGCGGGAAATGGGCGATCAGATTGCGTTGCACGACCGCGCGAGCATCGTCTGCTTCGGCGATCACTTGCCTTTCATTCATCGGAGCATGTCACCGGAGCGGCGTGCGCGGGGGCTGCTTGAAGCGGCGCAGGCCCTGGCCAAGGTCCAGCAGCAATTCTGCGAGACGCACGGGCTGCGCTTGCACGGCTACCTCGTGGACCGCGATGGTTCGGAAGGCATCAGCCACTCGATCATGGCCGAGCGCTACGTGAAACCGGGCCAATTGGTCGTCGGCACCGACTCCCATACGCCCCATTGCGGTGCCTTGGGCGCATTGGCGTTCGGCATCGGTACGACCGAGATGGCGAATGCCTGGGTGACGGGAGAGGTGCGCGTCGAAGTGCCTCGGACCTGCCGCGTGCGGCTCAATGGCCGGATACCGGCAGGCGTCGAGGCAAAGGATATCGTCCTGCATTTGCTGCGCTTGCCGTACGTTCGCGGGGGAAAGGCGATCGGTCAGGTGATCGAGTATTGCGGCGAAGCGCTATCGAGCCTGTCCACCGACGAACGCGCAACCCTGACCAACATGGTGGCGGAGATAGGTGGTTTCAGCGGGATTGTGGTCCCCGACGAGGAGACGTGCCGATTTGTCAGGGAGCGCCGCGGTATCGAGCTGCAGCTTGAGCCGTGGATGTGTAGCGACGACGAGGCTGAGTTCGCGCAGCTCATCGACGTTGAATGCGACCGGCTAGAGCCGATGCTGGCGAGGCCCGGCGATCCCGGATACGGCGTCGCCATATCGGAGTTGGCTGAGACGGTGGGAATCGATATCGCCTATGGCGGCTCATGCACCGGCGGCAAGCGTGAGGATCTCTTGCATTACCATGCCGTGCTCGAATGGGCTGCAAAGCATGGCATGCGCGTTGCCTCGGGAACGCGGTTCTTCCTTCAGTTCGGCAGCCAGGATGTTCGCGACTATTGCCTGCAGCGCGGAATGCTCGACGTGTTCGAACGCGCCGGCGTCGAATTGATCGAGCCGGGATGTGGCGCCTGCGTGAATGCTGGTCCCGGTGTCTCGGAGCGCGCCGATCAGGTGACGGTGAGTGCGATCAATCGCAATTTCCCGGGACGCTCCGGACCGGGACAGGTCTGGCTGGCAAGCCCGTCGACGGTCGCGGCCAGCGCGATCGCCGGCCGGATCGTGAGCTTTGAGCAACTGCGTGCCCAGTTATCGTCCTGA
- a CDS encoding DUF1801 domain-containing protein, producing the protein MKKATTSMTKSGASEAKGGSSPSQNIDARIKELGDWRGEMLARIRSIIKRAVPDVVEEWKWRGVPVWEHDGIICTGETYKAVVKMTFAKGASLDDPTDLFNSSLEGNTRRAIDFHQGDKIDEKALKALIREAAALNTSARATSRARKKS; encoded by the coding sequence ATGAAGAAGGCGACGACAAGCATGACGAAGAGCGGCGCGAGCGAAGCAAAAGGCGGAAGCTCTCCCTCTCAGAATATCGATGCGCGTATCAAGGAGCTGGGCGATTGGCGAGGCGAGATGCTCGCGCGGATCAGAAGCATCATCAAGCGGGCCGTTCCCGACGTGGTCGAAGAGTGGAAGTGGCGCGGCGTTCCGGTGTGGGAGCACGACGGAATCATCTGCACCGGCGAGACCTACAAGGCGGTCGTGAAGATGACCTTCGCCAAGGGCGCCTCGCTGGACGACCCGACGGACCTCTTCAACTCCAGCCTCGAAGGCAACACCCGACGCGCCATCGATTTCCATCAGGGCGACAAGATCGATGAGAAGGCGTTGAAGGCGCTGATCCGCGAGGCCGCCGCGCTGAATACATCAGCGAGAGCGACCTCGCGCGCTCGGAAGAAATCGTAG
- a CDS encoding DUF1801 domain-containing protein: MAQTTSKRPAKAAKKVAAKKAVAKQPATKPVLLSGGNPQIAKGYGDAPVQAYIAAMPGWKRDLGRQLDALIVRTVPGVHKAIKWNSPFYGVEEQGPWFLSFHCFTKYVKVTFFRGTSLRPVPSGESKHNEVRYLDIHEGALDEAQFVAWVKQASQLPGEQL, from the coding sequence ATGGCGCAAACGACGTCGAAACGGCCGGCGAAGGCGGCCAAGAAGGTCGCTGCCAAGAAGGCCGTTGCCAAGCAGCCCGCCACAAAGCCTGTGTTGCTCTCGGGCGGCAACCCTCAGATCGCCAAGGGGTACGGCGACGCCCCCGTGCAGGCCTACATCGCGGCCATGCCGGGCTGGAAGCGCGACCTCGGGCGCCAGCTCGACGCGCTGATCGTGCGCACCGTCCCCGGCGTGCACAAGGCGATCAAATGGAATTCGCCGTTTTATGGTGTCGAGGAACAGGGCCCCTGGTTCCTCAGCTTTCATTGCTTCACCAAGTACGTCAAAGTGACATTCTTCCGCGGTACATCGCTGCGCCCTGTCCCTTCAGGCGAATCCAAGCATAATGAAGTGCGTTATCTCGACATCCATGAGGGCGCCCTTGACGAAGCGCAGTTCGTTGCCTGGGTGAAGCAGGCAAGCCAACTGCCTGGCGAACAATTGTGA
- a CDS encoding SRPBCC domain-containing protein, protein MTNSAATETRSVVVEREMPHPPEKLWRALTQPHLMEEWLMKNDFKPVVGHQFNLRGEWGGVLDCEVLAIEPNKALSYTWNFNHDDAAFALQSVVTFTLTPTRAGTLLRVEQTGFRPDQKQAYGGAHAGWKQFFEKLEQLVARAD, encoded by the coding sequence ATGACCAATAGTGCTGCGACCGAAACACGTTCCGTCGTCGTCGAACGCGAGATGCCTCATCCGCCGGAAAAGCTCTGGCGGGCGCTCACCCAACCGCACTTGATGGAGGAGTGGCTGATGAAGAACGACTTCAAGCCGGTCGTCGGCCACCAGTTCAATCTTCGCGGCGAATGGGGCGGCGTGCTCGACTGCGAGGTTCTCGCCATCGAGCCGAACAAGGCGCTGTCCTACACGTGGAATTTCAACCATGACGATGCGGCCTTCGCGCTGCAGAGCGTGGTGACGTTCACGCTGACGCCGACGCGCGCAGGCACGCTGCTTCGCGTTGAGCAGACCGGCTTCCGACCGGATCAGAAGCAGGCCTATGGCGGCGCCCACGCCGGATGGAAGCAGTTCTTCGAGAAGCTGGAACAGCTGGTGGCGCGGGCGGACTGA
- a CDS encoding helix-turn-helix transcriptional regulator — MPNTHDVLFKTLADPTRRAIFERLCREGEQTVGALTARAGISQPAVSKHLGVLKQAGLVRDRHQGRQTHYSAQLGALAPLIDWTSEMAGFWQRRFDDLEDLLKRMDQ, encoded by the coding sequence ATGCCCAACACCCACGACGTGCTCTTCAAAACACTCGCCGATCCGACCCGTCGGGCGATCTTCGAGCGCCTGTGCCGCGAAGGCGAGCAGACCGTGGGGGCGCTGACGGCCCGGGCCGGCATCTCGCAGCCGGCTGTCTCAAAACATCTCGGCGTGCTGAAGCAGGCCGGGCTGGTGCGCGACCGTCATCAAGGCCGGCAGACCCATTACAGCGCACAGCTCGGTGCCCTCGCCCCGCTGATCGACTGGACCAGCGAGATGGCCGGGTTCTGGCAGCGGCGGTTCGACGATCTCGAAGACCTGCTCAAACGGATGGACCAATGA
- a CDS encoding trans-aconitate 2-methyltransferase: protein MDAAGRKAHWENVYTTKGESEVSWFQQSAAPSLDLIVQAGATRESAIIDIGGGASRLVDSLVEQGFEDVTVLDLSAAALTVARSRLESHLGASAEKVGWIVADVTTWKPARAYDIWHDRAAFHFLTDASDREAYIACLGSGLRIGGHAIIATFAPDGPEKCSGLPVSRYDSASLGQTLGAAFQLVDTQRHEHSTPWGARQAFQFSIFRREG from the coding sequence ATGGACGCGGCCGGCCGCAAGGCCCATTGGGAGAACGTCTACACGACGAAGGGCGAGAGCGAGGTCAGCTGGTTTCAGCAAAGCGCGGCACCTTCGCTCGACCTGATCGTGCAGGCGGGCGCAACGCGTGAGTCCGCCATCATCGACATCGGCGGCGGCGCTTCGCGGCTGGTCGACAGTCTCGTCGAGCAGGGCTTTGAGGATGTCACGGTGCTCGATCTGTCCGCCGCAGCTTTGACCGTCGCGCGCAGCCGGCTTGAGAGTCATCTCGGCGCCAGCGCAGAGAAGGTCGGGTGGATCGTCGCTGATGTGACGACCTGGAAGCCGGCGCGGGCCTACGATATCTGGCATGACCGGGCGGCCTTCCACTTCCTCACCGACGCCAGCGATCGCGAAGCCTACATCGCCTGCCTCGGGTCTGGCCTGAGGATCGGCGGTCACGCCATCATCGCCACGTTCGCGCCCGACGGCCCGGAGAAATGCAGCGGCCTGCCGGTCTCGCGCTACGACAGCGCGAGCCTCGGCCAAACCCTCGGCGCAGCGTTCCAGCTGGTTGATACGCAGCGGCACGAGCATTCCACGCCCTGGGGCGCGCGGCAGGCCTTTCAGTTCAGCATATTCCGGCGCGAGGGCTGA
- a CDS encoding four-helix bundle copper-binding protein: MHAREMIGTHPAVQGQVNDALIRCIEECYSCAQICTSCADACLSERMVQELTQCIRLDLDCADICNITGRIMTRRTGSDDEVMRRMLSVCAAACRLCAEECQKHAAMHEHCRICAESCRRCMEACQELARGMAH, encoded by the coding sequence ATGCATGCCCGCGAAATGATCGGCACCCACCCGGCCGTCCAGGGCCAGGTCAACGACGCCCTGATCCGCTGCATCGAGGAATGCTACTCCTGCGCCCAGATCTGCACTTCCTGCGCGGATGCCTGCCTGTCCGAGCGCATGGTGCAGGAGCTGACCCAGTGCATCCGGCTGGATCTCGATTGCGCCGACATCTGCAACATCACCGGCCGCATCATGACCCGCCGGACCGGCTCCGACGACGAAGTGATGCGCCGCATGCTCAGTGTCTGCGCCGCCGCCTGCCGGCTCTGCGCAGAGGAATGCCAGAAGCACGCCGCCATGCATGAACATTGCCGCATCTGCGCCGAAAGCTGCCGCCGCTGCATGGAGGCCTGCCAGGAGTTGGCGCGCGGCATGGCGCATTAG
- a CDS encoding FixH family protein: MKALPFSRGLRVALTGVALSCAVTVAFADIKDYEFKLVEPTVKVGPGQTIAVKLEDKRTGKAIPDAVIFATRLDMAPDAMQEMVSELTPLPGSEPGTYRFKADFTMSGRWQLSLGAKVQGETGTVDNKLVIQADK; this comes from the coding sequence ATGAAAGCTCTTCCGTTTTCGCGCGGCCTGCGGGTCGCGCTGACCGGCGTTGCCCTGAGCTGCGCCGTCACCGTCGCGTTTGCCGACATCAAGGATTACGAATTCAAACTGGTCGAGCCGACCGTCAAGGTCGGTCCCGGCCAGACGATCGCGGTCAAGCTGGAAGACAAGCGGACGGGCAAGGCCATTCCCGACGCAGTGATCTTTGCGACGCGTCTCGATATGGCGCCGGATGCCATGCAGGAAATGGTGAGCGAGTTGACGCCGCTGCCGGGATCGGAGCCGGGCACCTACCGCTTCAAGGCCGACTTCACCATGTCCGGCCGGTGGCAATTGTCGCTCGGTGCCAAAGTGCAGGGTGAAACCGGCACCGTCGACAACAAGCTCGTCATTCAGGCCGACAAATGA